One genomic segment of Hydrocarboniclastica marina includes these proteins:
- a CDS encoding metal-dependent hydrolase: MRSLSIRPLSIGTGSIDSITQAALGGALGGVVLGKQLGRAALVGGALLGTVPDLDVLIDYGSAVANFTQHRGFSHSLLVLVPLALVLGAVLHRWRPYISLARWCMFTSLVLVTHPLLDAFTTYGTQLLWPLAGPAALHSIFIIDPFYTLPLLIACAIAAFRPKGQRALAVGLALSSVYLGWSFVGQQLITQRVMPILVNEGLEHAPRLVQPMPFSTLFWRITVMGQHERLEITTGFLSNESPAVERYARKPELALEVGQLQEGQRLVWFTRGFLEFDVREGVLTATDIRLGLPGAHPFTFGLAERTAGRWAPLPSYQLPRPEFDVAALANRIVGLPPEDR; this comes from the coding sequence ATCAGGTCACTATCAATCAGGCCACTATCAATCGGGACGGGGTCCATAGATTCAATTACACAGGCCGCGCTTGGCGGAGCTCTGGGCGGTGTAGTGCTGGGGAAACAGCTCGGTCGGGCGGCGCTGGTCGGGGGTGCACTGCTCGGAACGGTACCGGATCTTGACGTTTTGATCGACTACGGCAGTGCGGTAGCCAATTTTACCCAGCATCGTGGCTTCAGCCATTCCCTGCTTGTTCTGGTCCCGCTGGCGCTTGTTCTGGGCGCCGTATTGCATCGCTGGCGACCGTATATCTCATTGGCCCGATGGTGCATGTTTACCAGTCTGGTCCTGGTAACACACCCTTTACTCGATGCTTTTACAACTTACGGGACTCAGCTGCTCTGGCCCCTGGCCGGCCCCGCGGCGCTGCATAGCATTTTCATTATCGACCCTTTTTATACACTTCCGCTGCTGATCGCGTGCGCGATCGCTGCGTTCCGCCCCAAAGGGCAGCGTGCCCTTGCTGTCGGGCTTGCGCTCTCTTCTGTCTACCTGGGCTGGAGCTTCGTGGGGCAGCAGCTGATTACCCAGAGGGTCATGCCCATCCTCGTAAATGAGGGACTGGAACATGCGCCCCGGCTGGTCCAGCCGATGCCATTCTCGACGCTCTTCTGGCGAATAACTGTTATGGGGCAGCATGAGCGCCTTGAGATCACCACAGGTTTTCTCAGCAATGAAAGCCCCGCAGTGGAGCGCTATGCCCGCAAGCCTGAGCTGGCACTGGAGGTCGGGCAACTACAGGAAGGGCAGAGGCTGGTGTGGTTTACCCGGGGTTTCCTTGAGTTCGATGTGCGAGAGGGCGTATTGACAGCGACGGACATCCGACTTGGGCTGCCTGGCGCTCACCCGTTTACGTTCGGCCTGGCAGAACGTACAGCGGGACGATGGGCGCC
- a CDS encoding serine hydrolase domain-containing protein, with the protein MPHPSTIAGLSVHRLGRIEAHIENNYLATGRLPGTLTLVARRGEIAFLKAQGSMDIERNKPMARDTLFRIYSMTKPITSIAMMQLYEQGKFKLDDPVHKFIPAWRNLGVYSSGVYPDYVTTPPARAMTIHDLMTHMSGLTYGFSNRTNVDAAYRELRLDGGPQLTLERLVTQLAELPLEFSPGSAWNYSVSTDVVGYLVQLLSGQSLDDYFQEHIFAPLGMHDTGFTVGADKLDRFSACYQHQPGDRFALQDDPATSFFSGESCYFSGGGGLISTIDDYFRFAQALGNGGALDGQRIIGRSTLAFMRLNHLPNNQDLPGLTTGGFSETPYAGSGFGLGFSVKTDVAKSQTIGSVGEYGWGGMASTNFFIDPVEDIIMVFMTQLIPSSSYTLRQELRALVYGALVD; encoded by the coding sequence ATGCCCCACCCGTCCACCATCGCCGGCCTCTCCGTACACCGCCTTGGCAGAATCGAAGCCCATATTGAAAATAACTACCTGGCGACAGGCCGACTCCCAGGGACGTTGACGCTGGTGGCGCGACGCGGTGAAATTGCGTTCCTCAAAGCGCAGGGCTCGATGGACATCGAGCGCAACAAACCCATGGCCCGGGATACGCTATTCCGCATTTATTCCATGACCAAGCCGATCACCTCGATCGCCATGATGCAGCTCTATGAACAGGGCAAGTTCAAACTTGACGACCCGGTACACAAGTTTATCCCAGCCTGGCGAAACCTTGGCGTCTACAGCAGTGGAGTCTACCCGGACTATGTGACAACGCCGCCGGCGCGGGCCATGACGATCCATGACCTGATGACTCATATGTCAGGCCTGACCTACGGTTTCTCCAACCGGACCAATGTTGATGCGGCCTATCGGGAACTCCGGCTGGACGGCGGGCCCCAGTTAACCCTGGAGAGGCTGGTAACGCAGCTGGCCGAGTTGCCCCTCGAATTCAGCCCCGGCTCAGCCTGGAATTATTCGGTCTCTACCGACGTCGTCGGCTATTTGGTCCAGCTGCTCTCGGGCCAGTCCCTTGACGACTACTTCCAGGAACACATTTTCGCGCCCCTGGGCATGCACGATACCGGGTTTACCGTCGGCGCAGACAAGTTGGACCGCTTCTCTGCCTGCTACCAACACCAGCCCGGGGATCGCTTTGCGCTGCAGGACGATCCTGCTACTTCATTCTTCAGTGGGGAGTCGTGCTACTTCTCTGGCGGGGGCGGTCTTATTTCGACCATTGATGATTACTTCAGGTTCGCGCAAGCGCTCGGGAACGGCGGCGCACTCGATGGCCAGCGTATTATCGGTCGAAGCACCCTCGCGTTCATGCGACTGAACCACTTACCCAATAATCAGGACCTGCCCGGACTGACAACCGGCGGGTTCAGCGAGACGCCTTACGCCGGGTCCGGGTTTGGGCTGGGCTTCTCGGTCAAGACCGACGTGGCAAAGTCCCAGACGATTGGGTCCGTCGGTGAGTACGGCTGGGGCGGCATGGCCAGCACCAACTTCTTTATAGATCCGGTCGAGGACATCATTATGGTGTTCATGACCCAACTGATTCCGTCCTCGTCCTATACGTTGCGGCAGGAACTGCGAGCTCTGGTCTACGGCGCTCTGGTAGATTAA
- a CDS encoding PAS domain S-box protein has protein sequence MRTRRSVYLAYLHTLAFAVLTIGVILLVFRPQYAGHAAHASASVPVVAGVALLLGGMLLAALYQSSILTAALGLPVGLVVVFSLLAQFPATLAVMNHFGLSSLQYIPPALSLTVALFVLSLRMHGGKYAGSLLARGPAAIAMTIGVLSLMTTLPETEIMRAAPGWDQLMDHMRLAHEVEVTFNTSILVILFGTGCMLLGSEVLALPVRLDRGTLALGCLGTVITCLGWHFMHMHNLETARDQSDVMLASARQMIEQQRLAHIDLIHRIAERWQINEQIPSGALWRHETASYLRDFPDIALIGVLDQALFPTRAAARDPLGQADLQRVLGNAESRAWLAHVLASGEGHLSPVFFEGTPFAMIATPIPLPGRTDRLAVALLDIETMIRRHIKPGLSNYIVRVEEQGRLLYASSPLAPGSLILAGETVSRFHHDTVWRLAVYMNRQGALLRSAFLPPMLLLFGLGLTVLLMISQRLAWESNKRNRQLDAANVELSRSLLEQSRLRDANQRIMEFSKDLLCAFDSHGRWLQVNPACRTILGYEPAELIGRPFEEQILASDIGATTAAARDAKRRGGLAVDFRNRFRRTDGTTAHLLWSATWSEDEQALFCVAHDITALVAVESRERDRQRILSMISTDQPLPEILDAVCLLGESRQDNTRCSLRVLDHERKHLLKGAAPNLPRAYTAAMDGLEISKQSSLIQRMTTHQGVLISANIATDPIWCVPVPGRPATTTYAQLADVHGLRACWGVPVISPSGETLGTLVTYRDQIGPPTDAEIDFAWTCSQLAAIALDRHRDRRQLVESEQRYRSLFTYNPDPVYSMDQDGIFKSFNHAAAGLLGYTSADVLGKHFAVALVPEERPKVREHFSAALSGMAQHYQTRCQARDGSAIDLEVTNLPVVVGGEVVGVFGIAKNITDRNRMIQALRERDQFFQLSLDMYFTLDSHGAFLQTNPAFDHTLNVSEGSLVGTPYTDLISGKDKDKVRRAVLRLQAGQQVHDLEIQAVGRDGSPRWIELNATADGGIIFCAARDITDRKATERKLQSTLSELAASNEELEKFAFVASHDLQEPLRKIQAFGERLQSRAMGLDEQGRDYLQRMGSAAHRMQTLIRDLLAYSRVSTRQEPFVQLDMNRIATEVLGDLETALRDGGVEVIRGELPETVGDATQIRQVVQNLLSNAIKFRQMEVPPLIRVYAESLTAEAWTLCVSDNGIGFDEKYLDRIFDPFQRLHSRQAYPGTGIGLAIVAKVLERHDAAISAESTPGLGTTFRVRFTRV, from the coding sequence ATGCGAACCCGCCGTTCGGTCTATCTTGCCTATCTGCATACCCTCGCCTTTGCTGTGCTGACCATAGGCGTCATTCTGCTGGTCTTCCGGCCACAGTACGCCGGCCATGCTGCGCACGCCTCAGCTTCGGTACCAGTAGTCGCCGGAGTAGCGCTACTGTTGGGCGGGATGCTTCTCGCTGCGCTCTACCAGAGCAGCATACTAACCGCGGCCCTTGGCCTACCGGTCGGGCTTGTGGTGGTTTTTTCCCTGCTTGCCCAGTTCCCGGCGACGCTCGCAGTAATGAATCATTTCGGCTTATCCAGCCTGCAATATATTCCCCCGGCGCTTTCTCTGACAGTGGCCCTGTTCGTGCTATCGCTGAGAATGCACGGTGGGAAATACGCCGGTTCGCTTCTGGCTCGAGGCCCGGCGGCGATAGCTATGACCATAGGTGTGCTATCGCTGATGACCACCTTGCCCGAAACCGAAATCATGCGTGCAGCCCCAGGCTGGGACCAGCTTATGGATCATATGCGCCTGGCTCACGAGGTAGAGGTCACATTCAACACCAGCATACTCGTTATCCTGTTTGGCACCGGCTGCATGCTTCTCGGTTCAGAAGTGCTTGCGCTGCCGGTCCGGCTGGATCGCGGCACGTTGGCGCTTGGCTGCCTGGGTACTGTAATAACATGCCTCGGCTGGCACTTCATGCATATGCACAACCTGGAAACCGCGCGTGACCAGAGCGACGTGATGCTGGCGAGCGCTCGTCAGATGATCGAGCAACAGCGATTGGCTCATATTGACCTTATCCACCGGATCGCGGAGCGCTGGCAGATAAATGAACAGATCCCGTCCGGGGCGCTTTGGCGACACGAAACCGCAAGCTATCTGCGAGACTTTCCGGATATCGCACTGATCGGCGTGCTGGATCAGGCTCTGTTTCCCACAAGGGCCGCCGCAAGAGACCCTCTCGGGCAAGCCGACTTGCAACGAGTACTCGGCAATGCCGAAAGTCGCGCCTGGCTGGCACACGTGCTTGCCTCAGGCGAGGGACATCTCAGCCCGGTATTCTTCGAGGGCACACCTTTTGCGATGATCGCGACACCTATCCCATTACCCGGCCGCACCGACCGGCTTGCGGTGGCGCTGCTGGACATCGAGACCATGATCCGCCGGCATATAAAGCCCGGGCTGAGCAATTATATCGTTCGTGTTGAAGAGCAAGGCCGTCTGCTCTATGCCTCAAGCCCACTGGCGCCCGGCTCGCTGATTCTTGCCGGGGAGACCGTGTCCCGGTTTCACCACGATACCGTCTGGCGACTCGCCGTTTACATGAACCGCCAGGGCGCTCTGTTGAGATCCGCTTTTCTGCCACCCATGCTCCTGCTCTTCGGCCTGGGCCTTACGGTGCTGCTCATGATCAGCCAGCGCCTGGCCTGGGAGTCGAACAAGCGCAACAGACAGTTGGATGCAGCGAACGTTGAGCTAAGCAGAAGCCTGCTTGAACAGTCCAGGCTGAGAGACGCCAATCAACGCATTATGGAGTTTTCCAAAGACCTGCTCTGCGCCTTTGACAGCCACGGCCGTTGGCTCCAGGTTAACCCTGCCTGCCGCACCATACTGGGCTATGAGCCGGCAGAACTTATCGGCAGACCGTTTGAAGAGCAAATCCTCGCCAGCGATATCGGGGCCACGACCGCCGCGGCCAGAGACGCAAAAAGAAGAGGCGGACTGGCGGTGGACTTTCGGAACCGGTTCCGGCGAACAGATGGGACAACTGCACATCTGTTATGGTCCGCCACCTGGTCCGAAGATGAACAGGCACTTTTCTGCGTCGCGCACGACATTACGGCCCTGGTAGCCGTAGAGAGCCGGGAACGCGACCGCCAGCGCATCCTGAGCATGATCTCCACTGACCAGCCCCTGCCTGAAATTCTGGACGCGGTCTGCCTGCTGGGGGAGTCCCGCCAGGACAACACCCGGTGTTCTTTGAGGGTACTGGATCATGAACGCAAACACCTGCTGAAAGGCGCTGCTCCGAACCTGCCCAGGGCCTACACCGCGGCCATGGATGGGCTCGAGATCAGCAAACAGTCCAGCCTGATTCAGCGTATGACAACGCATCAGGGTGTGCTGATCTCGGCAAACATTGCCACAGACCCGATCTGGTGCGTACCTGTACCCGGCAGGCCCGCCACCACGACCTATGCCCAGCTGGCCGACGTGCACGGCCTGCGTGCCTGCTGGGGCGTGCCTGTCATTTCTCCCAGCGGTGAAACCCTGGGAACGCTCGTAACATACCGGGACCAGATCGGGCCGCCAACCGATGCCGAGATCGATTTCGCCTGGACGTGCAGCCAACTAGCCGCTATCGCCCTTGACCGACACCGCGACCGGCGCCAACTGGTGGAAAGTGAACAGCGCTATCGCAGCCTGTTCACTTACAATCCGGATCCTGTGTACTCCATGGACCAGGATGGCATCTTCAAGAGTTTCAATCATGCAGCGGCGGGCCTTCTGGGCTATACCTCAGCGGATGTCCTGGGTAAGCACTTCGCCGTTGCGCTCGTGCCCGAGGAGCGGCCGAAGGTGCGGGAACATTTCAGCGCTGCGCTTTCGGGCATGGCCCAGCATTATCAGACCCGCTGCCAGGCGCGGGACGGCTCCGCTATCGACCTTGAAGTCACCAACCTTCCCGTCGTGGTTGGCGGTGAAGTCGTCGGTGTTTTCGGAATCGCCAAGAACATCACCGATCGGAACCGTATGATCCAGGCCCTGCGCGAACGGGACCAGTTCTTCCAGCTCTCCCTTGATATGTATTTCACCCTCGACAGCCACGGCGCTTTCCTGCAGACCAACCCCGCCTTTGACCACACTCTTAACGTCTCCGAGGGGAGCCTGGTAGGCACACCGTACACTGACCTGATCTCTGGTAAAGACAAGGACAAGGTCCGTCGGGCCGTACTGCGCCTGCAGGCCGGCCAGCAAGTACACGATCTTGAGATTCAGGCTGTGGGACGGGATGGTTCCCCGCGATGGATCGAGCTGAACGCGACCGCAGATGGCGGGATTATTTTCTGCGCTGCCCGCGACATAACGGACCGCAAGGCGACTGAGCGAAAACTGCAAAGCACCCTGAGCGAGCTTGCGGCAAGCAATGAGGAGCTGGAGAAGTTCGCGTTCGTCGCCTCCCACGACCTTCAGGAGCCCTTGCGCAAGATTCAGGCTTTTGGCGAACGGTTACAGAGCCGGGCTATGGGGCTTGATGAACAGGGACGCGACTATCTGCAAAGGATGGGATCTGCTGCTCACCGCATGCAAACGCTTATCCGCGACCTGCTCGCCTATTCAAGGGTATCGACCCGGCAGGAGCCGTTTGTCCAACTCGACATGAACCGCATAGCCACCGAAGTCCTGGGCGATCTTGAGACCGCGCTCAGGGATGGCGGCGTCGAGGTAATCAGGGGAGAGCTGCCAGAAACCGTGGGGGATGCGACGCAAATCCGGCAAGTTGTTCAGAATTTGCTCAGCAATGCGATAAAATTTCGTCAAATGGAGGTGCCGCCACTAATCCGGGTCTATGCTGAGAGTCTGACAGCTGAGGCATGGACCCTGTGCGTGTCTGACAACGGCATCGGGTTTGATGAAAAGTATCTGGATCGCATATTCGATCCCTTTCAGCGCCTGCATTCTCGTCAGGCCTATCCGGGGACGGGTATAGGTCTGGCGATTGTGGCCAAAGTACTGGAGCGGCATGATGCCGCGATAAGCGCCGAAAGTACCCCTGGGCTGGGTACGACTTTCAGGGTGCGCTTCACCAGGGTTTAA
- a CDS encoding response regulator gives MTTRSRMHILVAEDDPDDRELVREAFAQCGITDSLHFMQDGEEVTAFLAGRPPEHGNFPVPGLLLLDLNMPRKDGLEVLRELRASAEHCNLPAIVLSTSSDPRDIAAAYRAGANSFITKPSSYDALVTIVRSLTEYWLTTVALPEKAGAHGC, from the coding sequence ATGACAACAAGATCACGGATGCATATCCTGGTTGCCGAGGACGATCCGGACGACCGCGAGTTGGTCAGAGAGGCTTTCGCCCAGTGCGGAATCACCGATTCCCTGCATTTCATGCAGGACGGCGAAGAGGTCACGGCGTTTCTGGCCGGCCGCCCCCCTGAACACGGTAATTTCCCAGTGCCCGGTTTGCTGTTGCTTGATCTCAACATGCCGCGCAAAGACGGCCTTGAAGTGCTACGCGAACTGCGGGCCAGCGCAGAACACTGCAACCTGCCGGCTATCGTCCTGAGCACTTCCTCCGATCCGCGGGATATCGCTGCCGCCTATCGGGCCGGCGCAAACTCCTTCATCACCAAACCTTCAAGTTACGACGCCCTCGTTACCATAGTCAGGTCACTGACCGAGTATTGGCTGACGACGGTGGCTTTACCGGAAAAAGCAGGCGCCCATGGTTGTTGA
- a CDS encoding EAL domain-containing protein, with amino-acid sequence MVVEKPILNILLIEDDEDDFILTKELLLGASSLACTVDWIDNYNDGMKAVLGQSYDVAIIDYRLNADSGIDLIRQVRRNHIRTPIILLTGHGDDTLDSAAIDLGASDYLIKGEVDSTSLARSIRYAVDRAQNEQVFLQLLTDSRDAMLVVDDQGGIRYANPAAEQLFHDPEHLQLQQITLPETDESLFEWRLPLADGTFLDVEGQLSRTLWNRESMQLLSLRDIGPRKEAEKQLRLLQRSLEVTDSGVVISDARLPDLPIIYVNGAFEKVSGYTAEEVLGKNCRFLQQSETHQPALDKLRKSLAAKQEVHVVLRNFRKDGTAFWNDLFVAPVPDEQGEVTHFIGIQNDITHQKSVESALAYNTSHDVLTGLPNRALLEDRLRQACMMAARGSLRLGVIFIDLDGFKPINDALSHKVGDQVLIEVAARIDVNIRPGDTLARLSADEFVVLVPNLVRDEDLLHIVERILENVARPYQVGDQRIRVTASAGIALSDGNVEEPMVLVQRADLAMNQAKQEGRNTYHWFTSELNQSMMDRVTLRSELQKAIESEEFELYFQPLIDARSGRVGGMEALIRWNHPERGMVSPADFIPVAEDTGQIIPMSQWILETACRQNRLLYDSGHRTNVVSVNVSPIQFQPGNFVDIVKRTLETTCLPNHLLELEIVESVLLHDPARVIATLHELRELGVGISIDDFGTGFSSLSYLKRLPITKVKIDRSFIQEITNDPKDAAITQGIISMAHHLKLKVVAEGVETGPQAAFLRDNACDIFQGYFFARPMPMAQLTEFLASYTGAPSF; translated from the coding sequence ATGGTTGTTGAAAAACCCATACTTAACATCCTGCTTATTGAAGACGATGAAGACGACTTCATACTCACAAAAGAGCTTCTGCTGGGCGCGAGCAGTCTCGCCTGCACCGTTGACTGGATCGACAACTATAACGACGGCATGAAAGCCGTGTTGGGGCAGTCCTACGACGTCGCCATAATTGACTATCGTCTGAACGCCGACTCGGGCATCGACCTGATCCGCCAGGTACGCAGGAACCACATCCGCACGCCAATCATCCTTCTTACAGGACATGGCGACGATACACTCGATAGTGCCGCGATTGATCTCGGCGCTTCCGATTACCTCATCAAAGGCGAGGTTGACAGCACCAGCCTGGCTCGCAGTATCCGCTACGCCGTTGACAGAGCCCAGAACGAGCAGGTTTTCCTGCAGCTGCTGACCGATTCCCGGGACGCCATGCTGGTGGTGGATGATCAGGGCGGCATTCGCTACGCCAACCCGGCGGCCGAGCAGCTCTTTCATGATCCCGAGCATTTACAACTCCAGCAGATAACGCTGCCGGAAACAGACGAGAGCCTGTTCGAGTGGCGTCTGCCTCTCGCCGATGGCACTTTCCTTGATGTAGAGGGCCAGCTTTCCCGAACGCTCTGGAACAGAGAGAGCATGCAGTTGCTTTCACTTCGCGACATTGGCCCGCGCAAGGAAGCTGAGAAACAGCTCAGACTGCTGCAACGTAGCCTGGAAGTGACGGACAGCGGCGTGGTTATATCCGATGCACGCCTGCCGGACCTGCCGATTATTTACGTCAACGGGGCTTTTGAGAAAGTCAGTGGCTACACCGCCGAAGAGGTGCTGGGCAAGAACTGTCGGTTCCTGCAGCAGTCGGAAACCCACCAACCTGCACTCGATAAACTACGCAAAAGCCTCGCGGCCAAACAGGAAGTCCATGTTGTTCTTCGAAACTTCCGCAAGGACGGTACGGCTTTCTGGAACGATCTTTTTGTGGCGCCGGTACCTGATGAGCAAGGCGAGGTCACGCATTTCATTGGCATCCAGAACGACATCACGCATCAGAAAAGCGTCGAGTCCGCTCTGGCCTACAACACAAGCCATGACGTCCTGACAGGCCTGCCGAATCGCGCCCTGCTGGAGGACCGCCTGCGCCAGGCCTGTATGATGGCGGCCCGTGGCAGCTTGCGTCTGGGCGTTATATTCATCGACCTGGACGGCTTCAAACCCATCAATGATGCCCTGAGCCATAAAGTGGGCGACCAGGTATTGATCGAGGTTGCGGCTCGCATCGATGTCAATATCCGGCCCGGCGATACGCTGGCCCGGTTAAGCGCCGATGAGTTTGTCGTCCTGGTGCCCAATCTCGTGCGCGACGAGGATCTGCTCCACATCGTCGAGCGCATTCTCGAGAATGTTGCCCGCCCCTATCAGGTCGGTGACCAGCGCATCCGGGTTACAGCCAGTGCGGGCATTGCTTTGAGCGACGGTAACGTCGAAGAGCCGATGGTTCTAGTTCAGCGGGCGGACCTGGCCATGAATCAGGCCAAGCAGGAAGGCCGGAACACCTACCACTGGTTCACAAGTGAGCTGAATCAGTCGATGATGGATCGGGTGACCTTGCGCAGCGAATTACAGAAGGCCATCGAAAGCGAAGAGTTCGAGCTCTACTTCCAGCCTCTGATCGACGCACGCAGTGGTCGTGTCGGTGGCATGGAAGCCCTCATTCGCTGGAACCACCCGGAACGCGGCATGGTCTCACCTGCCGATTTCATCCCGGTGGCCGAGGACACTGGCCAGATTATTCCAATGAGCCAATGGATTCTTGAGACCGCGTGCCGGCAAAACCGGCTACTCTACGACAGCGGCCACAGGACCAATGTGGTTTCGGTCAATGTTTCGCCGATCCAGTTCCAGCCCGGAAACTTCGTCGACATCGTCAAGCGGACCCTTGAGACCACCTGCCTGCCGAACCACCTCCTGGAGCTGGAAATAGTCGAGTCCGTGCTTCTGCACGACCCCGCCCGCGTAATCGCAACCTTGCACGAGTTACGGGAGTTGGGGGTGGGCATTTCTATTGACGACTTCGGGACGGGATTCTCGAGCCTCAGTTACCTGAAACGGCTGCCTATTACCAAGGTCAAGATTGACCGGTCGTTTATCCAGGAAATAACCAATGATCCCAAGGACGCTGCGATCACCCAGGGTATTATTTCCATGGCGCACCACCTCAAACTCAAGGTAGTCGCTGAGGGCGTTGAGACCGGGCCCCAGGCTGCTTTCCTTCGCGACAATGCTTGTGACATCTTCCAGGGGTATTTTTTCGCGCGTCCCATGCCTATGGCCCAGTTGACCGAATTCCTCGCGTCCTATACCGGCGCTCCCTCATTCTAG
- a CDS encoding thiamine pyrophosphate-requiring protein, protein MSQTVADFIVERLHSWGISRVYGYSGDGINGVMGALRRAEGKVRLIQTRHEELAAFMACGHAKYTEQPGVVVTTSGPGAIHALNGLYDARKDHMPVVAIVGQQARASLGSSYQQEVDLESLFKGVSEYSQTLTTPAQARHVIDRAVRIACAKRTVTCLVVPNDLQDAPMADPEPEHGNTFSGIGYRPSVPVPASQDLDAAADILNNGARVAILAGAGVRHAVEPLMLLAERLGAGVAKALLAKTMINDDHPLVTGGLGLLGTEPSDWMMSHCDTLLMVGTSFPYAEFLPHSGKVRCVQIDVDAANLGLRFPTEVNLHGDAAATLEALLPLIQPRDDHEWAKSLRGRIERWWELLAERAEAPANPLNPQKVFRELSARLPADALLACDVGTATDWYARYLRITSRGITGTTSGGLASMGAGVPYALAAKFAYPARPVIAMVGDGAMQMLGNNGLITLAQHWTEWHDPRFIVLVLNNQDLSQVTWEQRAMEGEPKFETSQALPPFEYDNYANMLGLKGVRLDNPDDVGTVWEDAFNSNCPVVINAVVDANVPPLPTHFDFTQVKSYLGSILKGDPESGQMLRQSFRGMAARYLKR, encoded by the coding sequence ATGAGCCAGACCGTCGCGGATTTTATTGTTGAACGTCTCCATTCCTGGGGCATATCCCGCGTGTACGGTTACTCCGGGGACGGCATAAACGGCGTGATGGGCGCCCTACGACGCGCGGAGGGCAAGGTCAGGCTTATCCAGACCCGGCACGAAGAGCTCGCTGCGTTCATGGCCTGCGGGCATGCGAAGTACACCGAGCAGCCCGGCGTTGTGGTCACAACCTCAGGGCCTGGCGCCATACACGCGCTTAATGGCCTTTACGACGCCCGCAAGGACCACATGCCGGTGGTTGCTATCGTCGGCCAGCAGGCGCGCGCCAGCCTGGGATCAAGCTATCAACAGGAAGTCGACCTCGAGAGCCTGTTCAAGGGCGTCTCAGAATACAGCCAGACGCTCACCACGCCCGCGCAGGCCCGGCATGTCATTGATCGGGCCGTCCGCATTGCCTGCGCCAAACGCACGGTGACCTGTCTTGTTGTCCCTAACGACCTGCAAGATGCGCCCATGGCGGATCCTGAACCTGAGCACGGCAATACGTTCTCGGGGATCGGCTATCGCCCTTCTGTCCCGGTGCCAGCCAGCCAGGATCTGGATGCCGCAGCCGACATTCTCAACAATGGCGCGAGGGTTGCCATCCTGGCGGGAGCCGGGGTTCGTCATGCGGTAGAGCCTCTGATGCTGTTGGCCGAACGCCTGGGCGCCGGGGTTGCTAAAGCGCTCCTTGCCAAGACCATGATCAATGACGATCACCCGCTCGTTACCGGCGGGCTTGGCTTGCTGGGGACGGAACCCAGCGACTGGATGATGAGTCATTGCGATACACTGCTGATGGTAGGTACCAGCTTTCCCTACGCCGAATTTCTGCCTCACTCGGGCAAGGTTCGCTGCGTCCAGATAGATGTTGACGCGGCCAACCTGGGGCTGCGTTTCCCCACCGAGGTCAATCTCCACGGCGACGCCGCTGCGACGCTTGAGGCCTTACTGCCTCTGATTCAGCCCCGGGACGACCACGAGTGGGCGAAGTCCTTGCGCGGACGCATAGAGCGTTGGTGGGAACTCCTTGCTGAACGGGCCGAAGCCCCGGCCAATCCGCTAAACCCCCAGAAGGTTTTCAGGGAACTGTCCGCACGTCTGCCTGCCGATGCCTTATTGGCATGCGACGTTGGCACCGCCACAGACTGGTACGCACGTTACCTTCGCATCACCAGTCGCGGCATTACTGGCACCACATCCGGCGGACTCGCTTCAATGGGCGCCGGCGTCCCCTATGCGCTGGCTGCGAAATTTGCCTATCCCGCGCGCCCGGTCATTGCCATGGTGGGCGACGGTGCTATGCAGATGCTCGGCAACAACGGGCTGATCACGCTCGCACAGCACTGGACGGAGTGGCATGACCCGCGGTTTATCGTTTTGGTGCTGAACAACCAGGACCTCAGCCAGGTCACCTGGGAGCAGCGCGCCATGGAAGGCGAACCCAAGTTCGAAACTTCACAGGCGCTGCCGCCTTTCGAGTATGACAATTACGCCAACATGCTTGGGCTCAAGGGCGTTCGCCTGGACAACCCGGACGATGTCGGTACGGTATGGGAAGACGCGTTCAACAGTAACTGCCCGGTGGTCATCAACGCCGTCGTTGACGCCAATGTTCCGCCTCTGCCCACGCACTTTGACTTCACCCAAGTGAAGAGTTATCTCGGCTCCATTCTTAAAGGGGATCCGGAGTCCGGACAGATGCTACGGCAATCATTCAGGGGTATGGCCGCGCGCTATCTAAAGCGCTAG
- a CDS encoding four-helix bundle copper-binding protein, which translates to MQQLEQYRSCLEACNACADYCDMCSVACLQEDNVKMMADCIRNNMDCAAICRVAAAYMARNSKYAKQMSALCAKICQACADECGKHDHDHCQECAKACQRCADECLKMAA; encoded by the coding sequence ATGCAGCAATTGGAGCAATACAGATCCTGTCTCGAAGCCTGCAATGCCTGCGCAGACTACTGCGACATGTGCTCGGTGGCCTGTCTCCAGGAAGACAACGTCAAGATGATGGCGGACTGCATCCGCAACAACATGGACTGCGCAGCCATCTGCCGGGTCGCAGCCGCGTATATGGCGCGTAACAGCAAATACGCCAAACAGATGTCTGCACTGTGCGCCAAAATTTGCCAGGCCTGTGCGGATGAATGTGGCAAGCATGATCATGATCATTGCCAGGAGTGCGCGAAAGCCTGTCAGCGTTGCGCCGATGAGTGTCTGAAAATGGCCGCGTAA